From Streptomyces asiaticus, one genomic window encodes:
- a CDS encoding SDR family NAD(P)-dependent oxidoreductase, with the protein MDLELAGRRAMVTGSSGGIGAAVARRLVDEGCAVLVHGRDPARVGEVAERLRAVGGAVDIVLGDLADEAAAETVAERAREWGVQILVNNAGPFAEHDWETAEPALWLDAVNGNVVSAVRMIRALVPRMRERGWGRVVNVGSRAATTPLPNMVEYSAAKAAVVNMTTSLARHLAGSGITANTVSPGVIVTDGMRQMFEDGAAARGWPEQWTELEPLVVAEYAPNPTGRLGTAADISAAVAFLASPSAGYINGIDLRVDGGIALVP; encoded by the coding sequence ATGGACCTGGAGCTTGCGGGACGACGGGCGATGGTGACGGGGAGCAGCGGGGGGATCGGCGCCGCGGTGGCCCGGCGGCTGGTCGACGAAGGGTGCGCCGTGCTGGTGCACGGTCGCGACCCCGCGCGTGTCGGTGAGGTCGCGGAGCGGCTTCGTGCCGTCGGCGGGGCGGTGGACATCGTGCTGGGGGACCTTGCCGATGAGGCCGCCGCCGAGACGGTGGCCGAGCGGGCCCGGGAGTGGGGCGTGCAGATATTGGTCAACAACGCCGGCCCATTCGCCGAGCACGACTGGGAAACCGCGGAGCCGGCGCTGTGGCTGGACGCGGTGAACGGGAACGTCGTGTCCGCGGTGCGGATGATCCGGGCCCTGGTGCCTCGGATGCGCGAGCGAGGATGGGGAAGGGTGGTCAATGTGGGCAGCCGGGCCGCGACGACTCCGTTGCCGAATATGGTCGAGTATTCGGCGGCGAAGGCGGCGGTGGTCAACATGACGACCAGCCTGGCCCGGCATCTGGCCGGATCCGGCATCACCGCGAACACGGTGAGCCCCGGTGTCATCGTCACGGACGGCATGCGGCAGATGTTCGAGGACGGAGCGGCCGCGCGAGGCTGGCCGGAGCAATGGACGGAGCTGGAACCGCTGGTGGTGGCGGAGTACGCCCCGAACCCGACGGGCAGGCTCGGCACCGCGGCGGATATCTCGGCAGCGGTCGCGTTTCTCGCCAGCCCGTCGGCCGGCTACATCAACGGAATCGATCTGCGCGTCGACGGGGGCATCGCGTTGGTGCCGTAA
- a CDS encoding alpha/beta fold hydrolase: MAQPNGARPGPSPDWWTAVAEVRGARERLAVLGTPSPAPHPGTLVVALVHGLEGGWAGWRPLAGELAGRCRTYVLDLPWRAGNRYRWRHHGTPAHWLREALALVPEPVDILIGHSFGANAVLEHLADRDGAAQPRAAVLLAPFFRPDTLRVDWPLHDAALAGFRQIIADGVRVGLGSRAGDLDPEVLAAMADATVERIGPVGFLSLFLQLTGRPHRPPGDHPLATTLLTTKE; this comes from the coding sequence ATGGCGCAGCCGAACGGGGCGCGCCCGGGGCCCTCGCCCGACTGGTGGACAGCGGTGGCCGAGGTCCGTGGGGCGCGGGAGCGGCTGGCCGTGCTGGGGACGCCGTCCCCGGCACCGCACCCCGGCACTCTCGTGGTGGCCCTGGTGCACGGTCTCGAAGGCGGCTGGGCCGGATGGCGGCCGCTGGCCGGAGAGCTGGCGGGCCGCTGCCGGACCTACGTCCTCGACCTGCCGTGGCGCGCCGGCAACCGCTACCGCTGGCGGCACCACGGCACCCCCGCGCACTGGCTGCGCGAGGCGCTCGCCCTGGTGCCCGAGCCCGTCGACATCCTGATCGGCCACTCCTTCGGCGCCAATGCCGTCCTGGAACACCTGGCCGACCGGGACGGCGCGGCCCAGCCGCGCGCCGCGGTGCTCCTCGCCCCGTTCTTCCGCCCCGACACCCTCCGGGTGGACTGGCCCCTGCACGACGCGGCGCTGGCCGGGTTCCGGCAGATCATCGCCGACGGCGTACGCGTCGGACTGGGCAGCCGGGCCGGGGACCTGGACCCCGAGGTGCTCGCCGCCATGGCCGACGCCACGGTGGAGCGGATCGGCCCGGTCGGATTCCTCAGCCTGTTCCTCCAGCTCACCGGACGACCTCACCGCCCTCCCGGCGACCACCCCCTCGCCACGACCCTTCTCACCACAAAGGAATGA